CAATTTGATGGAAAATGGATTAATGTATTGTGACAATTTGCAATCTAAATTGCTATAATTTATAAGTAAGAAGTcgattgtttgtttcagctagagattggCTAAAATAAACACTATCTTAAAGTCTGTTTGATAGAGTTCTATCTAATCTAAAATCTTTTGCGAGAGTGATTCTCTAATAGAAGTGATTCTATGGCTGAAAATAATTCTATAGTGATTatctagaataaactatataaaggaagtgattctgtgtaAGAAGTGAATCAGAAAAAGTTACTTTTCTCAGCTCCGAACATCTAGATTATTTCataaaattactttcacaaATTTCACTAAAACTTAAAACTGTTATTTAACAGAGTTCTTCTAATTCCACTCAAAAAGCTACTCGTGTATTTAATAAAACCCTTAGTCAAAAGGGGTTAAAGCTGAGTGGGCTGGGCcgagtctctctctctctctcttttttcgaGATTTGGGCTAGACTAAATGCCTAATTGCAGTCGAAAAAAAATGACGAGGCCTATCAAGAAAGGCACAAATTTGCCACCTACTCATCATCACTGCCATTTGTTCGTATGCTTTGCTTCCAGAGGCAGGAACCGCCGGTCCGCCGTCCGCCAACCACATCTCGCGACATCCCAGCTCATTGGTTCTTGCCAAGGAAAAAGGTGGAAAAGATCGAATCTTTTTGCTGTTCCAGTTCCTTTCCTGCTCTTCGTTCGGCGCCATGAGCAATACGCTGCTTCGGGTGTACCCTTCCGAGCTCAAGATCCCATGTAAGTGTCTTCAAGAATCAATCCTAATCCGCGGCGCTGCTCGATGCTTTTCTGAGCTGATTATCGTCATCTTGCTTCTGTTGCCGCGAGAAGTTGAGATCAAGAAACAGCGGTCTTGCTGCATGCAGCTGACGAACAGGACCGACCAGTACGTGGCCTTCAAGGTAAAATTCCCCTGTTCTTGCTTTTGTTCCGAGCTGCTACTGTGATGCACTGGGGTGGAAGAATGATTGGTTTCAATGTTCCGATCCGTAGGTGAAAACGACGAACCCAAGAAAGTACACGGTTCGACATACCTGCGGTATACTTCTTCCCTGGAGCTCGTGCAATGTCACAGGTGCTGTCTGACCAGTGTGTGCTTGCTTGATTGACTGGTATCATTGATTCAAATTGTCATTGAAGTGTTGGCATATATTGGTGTAGTTATTATGCAAGCTCCTATGGAGATGCTATCAGATTACCATTGCAAGGACAAATTCCTTGTGCAGAGCGTCGTGGTGCCGGATGGGGCGACGATGAAAGACTTTGTGCCTGGATTAGTACATTCTTGTAGCACTTTGAGTTCATGGATGTCTATCCTCTATTGCCTACATGAACTGTTACTGTTGCAATTTACAGTTCTCTAAAGCTCCGGGCAGGGTAATTGAGGAGTTCAAGTTGCGTGTGGTGTACATAGCTGCTAATCCTCCCTCACCGGTTCCTGAGGAGGCAGAAGAAGAGGATTCATACCCTCAGTCAGAGGTGATGGGCTATGAAATGAAAAGATCTTCTGTCTCTGATGCTGTAAGTAATGTCATTAATGTTTGTTGCTACAACTAAGAGATTGTCATACATTTTGTAATGATATATTTGTTTCTTTTGCAGGCACCTACTTGTACAGGCGCATCTGGAGAAGAATCTTCATGTGCTGAAGTAACTCTTTGCTCAGTATAGAAATCATTTCTGAATTTGTCGTTGTCACATAGATATACTGACTAGTTTTGGTACCATGCCATTGTGAGTATAACAGTATGATACCTTGCGAGAACTTGTACATCTTCTCAGTGTATATCCTTGTTTTGCCAATTAATCAAGTATTATCCAAAGTTTtaggataaaaaaattatgctgCAAAGTAAACCATCAGTTCACTCTATTTTCCCCGATTTTTTTATTGTATGTGATTGTACAGGGTACCTCAGTAATATCAAGGCTGGTTGGAGAGAAGGAGCGTGCAGTAGATGAAAAACAGAAGGTTCAGCAAGAAATGGTAAGATTGTCCTTAACTCCCTTCTGCTACTTAGACTGAATACTTATGCAGTAAAAAGTGTTGGAAAACAAAGCTAACAATTCTATTAATGAGGCCTAGTAATTTAGGATCCATGAAGGGAATACCTTTGATTTTCAACTTTGGATTGACCATCAGGCCACATTTTATGGATGTCATTTTCTCATAACTGGAAAATGCTTGTGTGCAACGCTGTACATGTATGCAAACAGAAAATGTCGTGCTTTACAGTTGGTACTGACTCTGATGCCCACAGTCTATGCATGTCTTGCATCATTGCATGAGCAACCTCCTGACAGAAGCTGATAACTTCTGAACGCGGACGGACAAAATACAACCACTTTCTTTTTACCATGAAATACGTCATCTACCTATGATTCTGAATTTTCTAAGGAATACCTAGATATGTATTTTACCGCCAAATATGTGAACATTTGAATTTATTCTTGTTTCAGGAACTGCTTAGGGAGACAAGATCACCTCAACAGGGATTCTCACTCATATTTGTACTGATAGTCTTCGTGGCATCAGTCTTCATTGGACACTTGATGAACGCAATCAAGGTTTAGAAAGGGTTCATCAGGTTCTAAGTAAACATAgaaaatgaaaattttgcatTGAATTCATGTGTATATGTTTTTTTGACGGGATAATCGTGTGTACATATTTTTGTCAGTTATAATCCTATGTCAGGTTCAGTTATATAGGAGTTCTGATTTTAATTATCAACATTGATAGAGCTTCTTCGCTACATCCCGGGGAAACCTGTATTCAAATGTATTTTCCAATGGAGGTTTTGTATGAACAGAATTTCCTGAGAATTTGACAGCAAAAGCACATCTCTAAGGTCCTGAAGATGCACACAAACATATACACCACTGATAGCGCGGAATATTCTGCTATTGTTGTTCCACAGGCTACCATAGACAGAAAATGAGCTAATGCTAAACATACgtgcagtggcggagcttgtgCCAAAATTCAATGAGAATTGATGAAGCTAAATGGGTTTCAACTGAGCTATAGGCGACAGAATTAAAGAAAGTTGAGAGATTAAACTAAAATACACTACAAAATGCATAAAATATACTATAAAACACAGAAAATTTATTACGATAAGAGAAGCCATGACTCACTCTAACCACAACAAGGCTCCGTCTCTACATAAGTGGCTCAATTCTAAGTGAGGGTAATCAGGTAATCCTTTGTGTCGCCGGCAGGCGAAAACTGAGGGGGCTGCACCCTGTTGTCTCTTCTGATTCTTTCTATGCACGGTGATGCAAAACAGAGTCAATTCGTCATGTCAGACATTAACCATAAAAATTGGATGGTGTAATCCGTTTTGGTAAGAACTGTTTTACTGGATGCAGCAGATGCAATTGAAAAGTGTTCAGGGCCTTTTAGCTGGCAGATTGTGCAATTTGTAAGTCGAAATAAACACGTTAGATTGTAAAATTTAGATGGTACAATCTAGTTCTTATATTATAATAATCTAACtttttaaaattcataatttataaGTTGTTTTTCAGTATTCACAGCTAAAGTAAATATGTCttcaatgtaaaaaaaaaaaatcagagagagAACACGGAGAGGAAGACGTTGTATATTTTATTAAGTTAGAtgttgtaggatcgagaatgatGATTAGATGAGGGTGAATAGATACCTTCAATTCTTAGATGGTCTTTTCATAATCTTTTACCTAACGTGCCTCAAAACAACATGCGAAAGCAAAAACTTAAGAGAAACACATTGTACCAAAAGATCCTTTAAAAAAGCATGGTTTTTATGGATGAaattgaacactaggttccattaaAAATCAATACATGCATCATTGCACACAAAAGCTTgcaatttaagaaaaaaaatacttaaaTCAAAAGAGATAGTCACCGGGTGAAAAAACTCtttaagttgatgatttagaggtaaGTGAATTTAAGACTAATTctgaa
This genomic window from Phragmites australis chromosome 7, lpPhrAust1.1, whole genome shotgun sequence contains:
- the LOC133924719 gene encoding vesicle-associated protein 1-3-like translates to MSNTLLRVYPSELKIPFEIKKQRSCCMQLTNRTDQYVAFKVKTTNPRKYTVRHTCGILLPWSSCNVTVIMQAPMEMLSDYHCKDKFLVQSVVVPDGATMKDFVPGLFSKAPGRVIEEFKLRVVYIAANPPSPVPEEAEEEDSYPQSEVMGYEMKRSSVSDAAPTCTGASGEESSCAEGTSVISRLVGEKERAVDEKQKVQQEMELLRETRSPQQGFSLIFVLIVFVASVFIGHLMNAIKV